One Salmo trutta chromosome 12, fSalTru1.1, whole genome shotgun sequence genomic region harbors:
- the LOC115203766 gene encoding uncharacterized protein LOC115203766 isoform X1 — MVLGVLAEHSLSFTIAPVIVELAQNLAIDKVALERMKLSTTVASYKMVHGLVRTFSKRTFSNLSWFPFFFYLDESTSNSNKKVLSMLVSYYHDDMRKVVVEHLGSLEVIKVNAVSLERALCNFFNDNIPWKILVSMMMDSCRVLRGSKTGIETRIRQMQCPTLLDVNGDSCHHIHNAAKKFAVPLSSSSMICTLIISGLQIK; from the exons ATGGTCCTTGGTGTCCTAGCAGAGCATTCCCTCTCCTTCACTATTGCTCCAGTAATTGTTGAGCTAGCGCAAAATCTTGCCATTGACAAGGTGGCTTTGGAGAGGATGAAGCTCTCAACAACAGTGGCATCGTACAAGATGGTCCATGGCCTAGTGCGGACCTTCTCCAAAAGGACCTTCTCAAACCTGAGCTGGtttcccttttttttttacttggatGAGAGCACATCTAACAGCAACAAGAAG GTCCTCTCCATGCTGGTAAGCTACTACCATGATGACATGAGGAAGGTGGTAGTGGAGCACTTGGGGTCCCTGGAGGTCATCAAGGTGAATGCCGTCAGCTTGGAGAGGGCACTCTGCAACTTCTTCAACGATAACATCCCATGGAAAATTCTGGTGAGCATGATGATGGATTCTTGTAGGGTCTTGAGAGGTAGCAAGACCGGCATCGAGACAAGGATCCGTCAGATGCAATGTCCAACCCTGCTCGACGTTAATGGAGACTCCTGTCATCACATCCACAATGCGGCAAAGAAGTTTGCAGTGCCCTTGAGCAGCTCTTCAATGATCTGCACACTGATCATCAGTGGTCTCCAGATCAAGTAA
- the LOC115203766 gene encoding uncharacterized protein LOC115203766 isoform X2, which yields MVLGVLAEHSLSFTIAPVIVELAQNLAIDKVALERMKLSTTVASYKMVHGLVRTFSKRTFSNLSWFPFFFYLDESTSNSNKKVLSMLVSYYHDDMRKVVVEHLGSLEVIKVNAVSLERALCNFFNDNIPWKILVMYLKEICQYLNIPASNPQRFVSHRWLSTYVSI from the exons ATGGTCCTTGGTGTCCTAGCAGAGCATTCCCTCTCCTTCACTATTGCTCCAGTAATTGTTGAGCTAGCGCAAAATCTTGCCATTGACAAGGTGGCTTTGGAGAGGATGAAGCTCTCAACAACAGTGGCATCGTACAAGATGGTCCATGGCCTAGTGCGGACCTTCTCCAAAAGGACCTTCTCAAACCTGAGCTGGtttcccttttttttttacttggatGAGAGCACATCTAACAGCAACAAGAAG GTCCTCTCCATGCTGGTAAGCTACTACCATGATGACATGAGGAAGGTGGTAGTGGAGCACTTGGGGTCCCTGGAGGTCATCAAGGTGAATGCCGTCAGCTTGGAGAGGGCACTCTGCAACTTCTTCAACGATAACATCCCATGGAAAATTCTG GTGATGTACCTCAAGGAGATATGCCAGTACCTGAACATCCCTGCCTCCAATCCTCAGAGGTTTGTGTCCCATCGCTGGTTGTCTACATATGTCAGCATTTGA